A window of the Oryza brachyantha chromosome 5, ObraRS2, whole genome shotgun sequence genome harbors these coding sequences:
- the LOC102711982 gene encoding uncharacterized protein LOC102711982: MAPEQERRRRRQVQARDGSVASLSGKRKESPCQPEDDNQGVKRTRNLWTMLTEDIWYHIHSFLPIQDAARAACVLHTFLRSWRHRPNLFFSKIELGLNGNLLESGKVVRELDEIVDHTMKNHSGIGLRTFGLSYHNSIDNSYLDRWLQIAITPAIEELVLTLYPEYKAKYYNIPFSLLFNRGGSSIKHLRLSYCAFRPTSGLNCLQRLHLCEVRITGYELGCLLSNSFALEHLKLTRCKELNYLKIPCMLQRLTKMTVFECKALQVIEIKAPNLSTFDYDGNLARLSDGGLLPVKNLHLSSYYQHDIIPYAYAKLPSTAPNIETLTMCSARERFGMQISPSRFLHLKFLMISLTIYSGVFSRSYDYLSLAYFLNASPVLETFTLTVSQTVKHEMTSADSSHLRQIPGHCYGNLKNVKIIGFCSAKSMIELTTHIIENAASLERLTLDTICDDYENPDRQSVHEIGECSPIYRHMIREAEIALLAIRRYVADKVPSTVKFDVLKPCSWCHAGKV; the protein is encoded by the exons ATGGCGCCGGagcaggagcggcggcggcggcggcaggtccAAGCCCGTG ATGGATCGGTTGCTTCATTGTCTGGTAAACGGAAGGAATCGCCCTGCCAGCCGGAAGATGATAACCAAGGTGTCAAAAGAACGAGAAATCTATGGACCATGCTTACAGAG GACATCTGGTATCATATACATTCCTTCTTGCCAATACAAGATGCTGCCCGTGCTGCATGTGTGTTGCACACATTTCTACGTTCCTGGAGACATCGTCCCAACCTCTTTTTCAGTAAGATAGAACTGGGACTGAATGGCAATTTGCTGGAAAGTGGTAAAGTAGTAAGGGAACTTGACGAAATAGTTGACCACACTATGAAAAACCACTCAGGCATTGGCCTGAGGACATTCGGGCTTAGTTATCATAATTCAATCGACAACTCTTACCTCGACCGTTGGCTCCAGATTGCAATTACACCAGCAATTGAAGAACTCGTCCTTACACTGTATCCAGAATACAAGGCAAAGTACTACAACATCCCATTCTCACTTTTGTTCAATAGGGGTGGAAGCTCAATTAAGCACCTTCGTCTCAGCTACTGTGCCTTCCGTCCAACCAGTGGACTTAATTGCTTGCAAAGACTGCATCTTTGTGAAGTGCGCATTACTGGGTACGAATTAGGGTGCCTTCTTTCCAACTCTTTTGCTTTAGAGCACTTGAAACTCACACGCTGCAAAGAGCTCAATTACCTCAAGATACCTTGCATGCTACAAAGACTCACCAAGATGACGGTTTTTGAATGCAAAGCATTGCAAGTGATTGAAATTAAAGCTCCAAACCTTTCAACCTTCGATTATGATGGTAATCTAGCACGACTATCAGATGGAGGTTTACTACCAGTGAAGAACCTACACTTGTCCTCCTATTATCAGCATGACATTATTCCTTATGCCTATGCCAAGCTCCCATCCACTGCACCAAATATTGAAACTCTCACCATGTGTTCAGCAAGAGAG AGGTTCGGTATGCAAATTTCACCTTCCAGATTCCTCCACCTCAAGTTCTTAATGATTTCTCTTACCATATACAGTGGGGTCTTTTCCCGATCATATGATTATCTTTCTCTAGCTTATTTTCTCAATGCATCTCCTGTCTTGGAGACTTTCACTTTGACT GTATCACAGACCGTGAAGCATGAAATGACTTCTGCAGATTCCTCTCATCTGAGACAGATACCAGGACACTGCTATGGAAACCTCAAGAATGTGAAGATCATTGGCTTTTGCTCTGCAAAAAGCATGATAGAGCTGACTACTCATATTATTGAGAATGCAGCGTCACTTGAACGCCTTACCCTAGACACAATATGTGATGATTATGAAAATCCTGACAGACAATCTGTTCACGAAATTGGTGAGTGTAGTCCCATATATAGGCATATGATCAGGGAAGCCGAAATCGCGCTGTTGGCTATCAGGAGATACGTTGCGGATAAGGTGCCCTCTACTGTTAAGTTTGATGTTCTGAAGCCCTGCAGCTGGTGCCATGCCGGTAAAGTTTAG
- the LOC102721928 gene encoding probable choline kinase 2: MVASETSRRAEAAERSIPEEARRLLHELAAGWDDVADCRALEVVPLKGAMTNEVYQARWPLAAPAAAGEAARRRKVLVRVYGEGVEVFFDREAEVRTFECMSRHGHGPCLLGRFPNGRVEEFIHARTLSAADLRDPEISAIIASKLKEFHNLEMPGPKSVLIWDRLRNWLKTANNLCPSDEAKEFCLGSMEKEIAVLENELSEDCQCIGFCHNDLQYGNIMIDEETKSLTIIDYEYASFGPVAYDIANHFCEMAADYHSERPHILDYTKYPDSDERKQFVQSYLSSSGEEPDEENVNNLIKSIEKYTLASHLVWGLWGIISEHVNDIDFDYMEYARQRFQQYWLKKHSILSMSGR; encoded by the exons ATGGTGGCGAGCGAGACGAGCCgcagggcggaggcggcggagcggagcatCCCGGAGGAGGCGCGGCGCCTGCTGCACGAGCTGGCGGCAGGGTGGGACGACGTGGCGGACTGCCGGGCGCTGGAGGTGGTCCCGCTCAAGGGGGCCATGACCAACGAGGTCTACCAGGCGCGGTGGCCGCTGgcggcgcccgccgccgccggcgaggcggcgaggaggaggaaggtgcTGGTGAGGGTGTACGGGGAGGGCGTGGAGGTCTTCTTCGACAGGGAAGCCGAGGTGCGCACGTTCGAGTGCATGTCGCGGCACGGCCACGGCCCGTGCCTCCTCGGCCGCTTCCCCAACGGCCGCGTCGAGGAGTTCATCCACGCCAGG ACACTCTCAGCTGCTGACCTGCGTGATCCAGAGATTTCAGCTATTATAGCCTCAAAGTTGAAGGAATTCCACAACCTTGAGATGCCTGGTCCAAAATCTGTGCTCATTTGGGACAGACTAAG GAACTGGCTCAAAACTGCCAACAATCTATGCCCCTCTGACGAAGCCAAGGAGTTCTGTTTGGGTAGCATGGAGAAGGAGATCGCTGTGTTAGAAAATGAACTTTCAGAGGATTGCCAGTGTATAGGATTTTGCCACAACGATCTCCAGTATGGCAACATCATGATTGATGAAGAGACCAAATCGTTGACAATCATT GACTATGAGTATGCAAGCTTTGGCCCAGTTGCTTATGACATTGCAAACCATTTCTGCGAGATGGCTGCAGACTACCATTCAGAAAGGCCTCACATACTGGACTACACTAAATATCCAG ATAGCGATGAGCGAAAGCAATTTGTGCAGAGCTACCTGAGCTCTTCAG GTGAGGAACCTGATGAAGAGAACGTCAATAATCTGATCAAAAGTATTGAGAAGTACACCTTGGCTAGCCATCTCGTTTGGGGCCTCTGGGGAATAATTTCG GAACATGTCAATGATATTGACTTCGACTACATGGAGTATGCGAGGCAGAGATTTCAGCAGTACTGGCTGAAGAAGCATTCAATCCTTAGCATGTCAGGTCGTTGA